One Rhea pennata isolate bPtePen1 chromosome 3, bPtePen1.pri, whole genome shotgun sequence DNA segment encodes these proteins:
- the DTL gene encoding denticleless protein homolog, with product MLCRSLLRRAWAAPTRQAAAYPLQHLLDSYQCRREDDHLSHGEVGMPVPPFGCAFSAAPDLDHVLAVANEEGFVRLYDTEAQSSSKLIFKEWQAHSNAVFDLAWIPREHKIVTASGDQTAKVWDVRAGELLGICKGHQCSLKSVAFSRFEKAVFCTGGRDGNIMVWDIRCNKKDGFYRQVNQISGAHNVVDKQTPSKTKKKKQNLKGLAPLVDFQQSVTVVLLQDEHTLISAGAVDGVIKVWDLRRNYATYRQDPVPFKSFCYPGTSTRKLGYSSLVLDSTGANLFANCTDDSIYMFNMTSLRTTPVAVFSGHQNSTFYIKSSVSPDDQFLVSGSSDCSAYIWKVSEPSLLPRVLLGHSQEVTSVAWCPSDFTKIATCSDDNSVRIWRLQRCPEEEKSTFSKINLVGWVTQKKPEEQGGVGLPTSPQTTPAKVFTVGNPCISSPRAAACAPSYSGDLPLSTNTPTDSLKTQMAMICTPAKQSRASPCASPKLMPSTKMSIKHWVTRTPGSSPLDMGKKAPSPRKALAEVTQGLLETACTPKAAYSQFEKRAKRRLDCSKEDDVGQKCLQTCSCVTELDHVAKKSKLNLCHLAAGQKADESSLSLAELDNDREGSSHSPKEPSFPGSPINPSGFKTPPLFRSPCGKGADVVDKENSSPERKNWLSVLGEKLRTGKAGIPNASNSPPSSCNPSAKRQEAAAVATSPKAAVTTSVSMRKICTYFHRKPQND from the exons ATGTTGTGCCGCTCGCTGCTCCGCCGCGCCTGGGCCGCGCCGACCC GTCAGGCCGCGGCGTACCCCCTGCAGCACCTCCTGGACAGCTACCAGTGCAGGCGGGAGGATGACCACCTGTCTCACGGGGAGGTGGGCATGCCGGTTCCTCCCTTCGGCTGCGCCTTTTCTGCAG cCCCAGATTTGGATCATGTCCTGGCAGTTGCAAATGAAGAAGGATTCGTAAGGCTGTATGACACTGAAGCTCAATCTAGCAGCAAACTGATCTTTAAGG AATGGCAGGCTCACTCAAATGCTGTCTTTGACCTTGCCTGGATACCAAGGGAACACAAGATT GTCACTGCTTCAGGAGACCAGACAGCCAAGGTGTGGGATGTGAGAGCTGGAGAGCTTCTTGGCATATGCAAAGGTCACCAATGTAGCCTCAAGTCAGTTGCTTTTTCTAGGTTTGAGAAAG ctgtCTTCTGTACTGGAGGCAGAGATGGAAACATCATGGTTTGGGATATCAGATGCAACAAGAAAG atggaTTTTACAGGCAAGTGAATCAAATCAGTGGAGCACACAATGTGGTTGACAAGCAGACtccttcaaaaacaaagaagaagaagcagaacCTGAAAGGACTTGCTCCTTTAGTG GATTTCCAGCAGAGTGTAACTGTGGTGCTGCTTCAGGATGAGCATACTCTTATTTCTGCAGGAGCTGTTGATGG tgTGATCAAAGTATGGGACTTGCGCAGGAACTATGCCACATATCGTCAGGATCCAGTGCCATTCAAGTCTTTTTGCTACCCTGGGACCAGTACTCGCAAACTTG GATATTCTAGTCTGGTTTTGGATTCCACTGGTGCTAATCTGTTTGCTAACTGCACAGATGATAGTATCTACATGTTCAATATGACAAGCTTAAGGACCACTCCAG TGGCCGTTTTCAGTGGACACCAGAATTCTACCTTTTACATCAAATCCAGTGTTAGCCCAGATGACCAGTTCCTGGTTAGTGGTTCGAGTGATTGCAGTGCGTACATCTGGAAG GTTTCTGAGCCCAGCCTTCTTCCACGGGTACTACTTGGTCACTCTCAAGAAGTTACCTCTGTTGCTTGGTGTCCTTCAGACTTCACTAAG ATTGCCACCTGCTCTGATGACAACAGTGTGAGGATTTGGCGCTTACAACGttgtcctgaggaggagaaatCGACATTCAGCAAAATCAACTTGGTAGGCTGGGTTACTCAGAAGAAACCAGAAGAACAAGGTGGAGTAG GTCTACCAACCAGCCCACAGACTACTCCTGCCAAGGTCTTTACAGTGGGCAACCCATGTATTTCCTCACCTCGTGCAGCTGCCTGTGCTCCCAGTTATTCTGGAGATCTTCCTCTTTCTACAAACACTCCAACAGACTCTCTCAAAACCCAAATGGCCATGATCTGTACACCggcaaagcagagcagagccagcccATGCGCTTCTCCCAAACTGATGCCTTCCACCAAAATGTCCATTAAACATTGGGTTACTAGGACTCCAGGCTCTTCTCCTCTAGACATGGGAAAAAAGGCTCCTTCTCCTAGGAAGGCCCTGGCAGAAGTCACACAAGGTCTCTTGGAGACGGCTTGCACTCCTAAAGCAGCGTACTCACAGTTTGAAAAGCGTGCCAAAAGAAGGCTTGATTGCAGCAAGGAAGATGACGTGGGGCAGAAGTGTCTGCAGACCTGTAGCTGTGTGACTGAACTGGACCATGTAGCTAAGAAATCCAAGCTAAATTTATGTCATTTGGCTGCAGGCCAAAAAGCTGATGAAAGTTCTCTGAGTCTGGCCGAGTTGGATAATGATCGTGAAGGCTCTAGCCACAGCCCAAAAGAGCCTTCTTTTCCTGGAAGCCCTATTAATCCATCAGGATTTAAAACTCCCCCTCTTTTCCGATCTCCTTGCGGGAAAGGAGCTGACGTAGTAGATAAAGAAAATAGTtcacctgaaagaaaaaactgGCTGTCTGTTCTGGGAGAGAAGCTAAGGACTGGCAAAGCTGGCATCCCGAATGCATCAAACAGCCCCCCATCATCTTGTAATCCCAGTGCAAAAcgacaagaggcagcagcagtggccacTTCACCAAAAGCT GCTGTAACCACTTCAGTTTCCATGAGGAAGATCTGCACATACTTCCACAGAAAGCCACAGAATGACTAG